From a single Longimicrobium sp. genomic region:
- a CDS encoding GNAT family N-acetyltransferase, with translation MQRSDTATLVRPATPADVPALGRLGALLVHVHHAFDAGRFIPPPPDIEAAYADFLGALLDQPDAVVLVAERDGDVVGYTYAAIEGTDFLALRGPAGVLHDLAVDPAHRAHGIGRMLVDATMAALRARGVRQAVLFTAVQNEAAQRLFARAGFRPTMIEMTRELDDEVR, from the coding sequence ATGCAGCGATCCGACACCGCCACCCTCGTCCGCCCTGCGACGCCCGCGGACGTCCCTGCCCTGGGCCGGCTCGGCGCGCTGCTAGTCCACGTGCACCACGCGTTCGACGCAGGGCGATTCATCCCGCCCCCGCCGGACATCGAAGCCGCGTACGCTGATTTCCTCGGGGCGCTACTGGACCAGCCGGACGCCGTCGTCCTGGTGGCGGAGCGGGATGGCGACGTGGTCGGCTACACGTACGCGGCGATCGAGGGCACCGACTTCCTGGCGCTGCGCGGGCCGGCCGGCGTGCTGCACGACCTCGCGGTCGACCCCGCCCATCGCGCGCACGGCATCGGCCGCATGCTGGTGGATGCCACGATGGCGGCGCTCCGGGCGCGGGGCGTTCGCCAAGCCGTGCTCTTTACGGCCGTGCAGAACGAAGCCGCCCAGCGCCTGTTCGCGCGCGCCGGCTTCCGCCCGACGATGATCGAAATGACGCGCGAGCTGGACGACGAGGTTCGATAA
- a CDS encoding RibD family protein, with protein MTAASRPRVICHMMASVDGRILTDGWPQSHEGRRQYEVVHESYEPDAWLCGRVTMEAHFAQGTRSGAQVAREHDGAPREDFRAPGEHESFAFAVDSSERLAWDTNDIDGDHVVAILSQRVSDEYLAFLRERGVSYILAGAREVDLSHALEKVASRFGVRTLMLEGGGKINGGMLRAGLVDEVSVLLAPVVDGRMGTPAVFDFTDDDAPRYRLALDSVERRADDVLWLRYCVEPW; from the coding sequence ATGACGGCGGCATCGCGTCCGCGCGTGATCTGCCACATGATGGCCTCGGTGGATGGGCGAATTCTCACCGACGGCTGGCCGCAATCCCACGAGGGGCGGCGGCAGTACGAAGTGGTGCACGAAAGCTACGAGCCGGATGCGTGGCTCTGCGGCCGCGTGACCATGGAGGCGCACTTCGCCCAGGGCACGCGCTCCGGCGCCCAGGTCGCGCGCGAGCACGACGGCGCGCCGCGCGAGGACTTCCGCGCGCCGGGCGAGCACGAGTCGTTCGCCTTCGCGGTGGATTCCAGCGAGCGCCTGGCGTGGGACACCAACGACATCGACGGTGACCACGTGGTAGCGATCCTCTCGCAGCGCGTGTCCGACGAGTACCTGGCGTTCCTGCGCGAGCGCGGCGTCTCGTACATCCTGGCGGGCGCGCGCGAGGTGGACCTGTCGCACGCGCTGGAGAAGGTCGCCTCGCGCTTCGGCGTGCGGACGCTGATGCTGGAGGGCGGCGGCAAGATCAACGGCGGGATGCTGCGCGCGGGGCTGGTGGACGAGGTGAGCGTCCTGCTCGCGCCCGTGGTGGATGGACGGATGGGAACGCCCGCAGTTTTCGACTTCACCGACGACGATGCACCACGGTACCGGCTGGCGCTCGACTCCGTGGAGCGGCGCGCAGACGACGTCCTCTGGCTGCGCTACTGCGTGGAGCCGTGGTAG
- a CDS encoding cupin domain-containing protein, which yields MITHALPAGVIVVPPGDGRHYPCGPMHSVFLADGDETDNRYSVSIWWVDAGRPGPGAHSHEGNEELFYVIEGTMTFLVGDQHVDAAAGTFLRIPAGVTHDFENRTASRAGALNVFIPGGFEANMPAIVDWFRAADAAGQAQVGR from the coding sequence ATGATCACCCACGCGCTGCCCGCAGGCGTCATCGTGGTGCCGCCGGGGGATGGCCGCCACTATCCCTGCGGCCCCATGCACAGCGTCTTCCTGGCCGATGGCGACGAAACGGACAACCGGTACTCCGTATCCATCTGGTGGGTAGACGCGGGGCGGCCCGGGCCCGGCGCCCACTCGCACGAAGGCAACGAAGAGCTGTTCTACGTGATCGAGGGAACCATGACGTTTCTCGTCGGCGACCAGCACGTGGACGCCGCCGCGGGCACCTTTCTGCGCATTCCCGCCGGCGTGACGCACGATTTCGAGAACCGCACCGCCAGCCGCGCAGGGGCGCTGAACGTGTTCATCCCCGGCGGATTCGAGGCGAACATGCCCGCGATCGTCGACTGGTTCCGCGCGGCGGACGCGGCTGGGCAGGCGCAGGTGGGCCGATGA
- a CDS encoding M13 family metallopeptidase, whose protein sequence is MSMITNALPTGVAIAFALGIAAAAPLRAQEVIPGLDAAGMDRSVRPGDDFYRYANGTWERQTTIPADRGGVSAFAIAGRRADEQLTALVRAAAAAEAPAGSDLRRIGDFYAAFVDTAAIAARGMAPLQPLLARIEAINDRGALARFMGETLRADVDVINEGDLFTDNVFGLWVDQDFNQPTRNSAALLQGGLAMPDRSYYLDPSPRMADIRSAYRAHVARMLTLAGVPGAAAKADSVVALETRIARFHASREDTWDVVKGNNHWAVGDLGALAPGLDWNTFLSAAQLAGLDSIVAWHPGAIRRISALVASEPLESWKALLAYHAVEHRAAVLPAAVDREAFEFFGKTLGGTPERSGRERRAVQATSAALGFAVGREYVQRYFSADARERAREMVAAIILAFDRRIDSLDWMAPATRAEAKAKLRTIRVSVGYPDRWPSYQGLDLRADDAYGNAERLERFAYRQALEKLRSPVDRDEWTPTPQQVNAFNMPAMNALNFPAAILQPPFFDPARPDAMNYAAIGAIIGHEVSHSFDVIGAAFDSQGRLRNWWTPEDSAHFSAATARLARQYDAYRPLPDVAINGTLTLAENIADLAGLAAAYDAWRASLGGREAPVVGGLTGDQQFFLSFAQTWRTKYREPLLRQIILTDGHSPGPFRALTVRNLDPWYHAFSVRPGETLYLAPEERVRIW, encoded by the coding sequence ATGTCGATGATCACCAACGCGCTGCCCACGGGCGTCGCCATCGCCTTCGCCCTGGGGATCGCCGCGGCGGCCCCGCTGCGGGCGCAGGAGGTCATCCCGGGCCTCGATGCCGCGGGGATGGACCGCTCCGTCCGGCCGGGCGACGACTTTTACCGCTACGCCAATGGAACGTGGGAGCGGCAGACGACCATCCCCGCCGACCGGGGCGGCGTCAGCGCGTTCGCCATCGCGGGCCGGCGCGCGGACGAGCAGCTTACCGCGCTGGTCCGGGCGGCCGCGGCGGCGGAGGCGCCGGCGGGCTCCGACCTGCGCCGGATCGGCGACTTCTACGCCGCCTTCGTGGACACCGCGGCCATCGCGGCCCGGGGAATGGCGCCGCTGCAGCCGCTCCTGGCGCGCATCGAGGCCATCAATGACCGCGGGGCCCTCGCCCGCTTCATGGGCGAAACACTCCGCGCGGACGTGGACGTCATCAACGAAGGCGACCTCTTCACCGACAACGTCTTCGGGCTCTGGGTGGACCAGGACTTCAACCAGCCCACCCGGAACTCCGCCGCGCTCCTGCAGGGCGGGCTCGCCATGCCCGACCGGAGCTACTACCTGGACCCGTCGCCCAGGATGGCGGACATCCGAAGCGCCTACCGGGCCCACGTCGCGCGCATGCTGACGCTCGCCGGGGTCCCGGGCGCGGCGGCGAAGGCGGACTCGGTGGTCGCGCTGGAAACGCGCATCGCCCGTTTTCACGCCTCGCGCGAGGACACCTGGGACGTGGTAAAGGGGAACAACCACTGGGCAGTCGGCGACCTCGGCGCCCTGGCGCCCGGGCTGGACTGGAACACCTTTCTCTCTGCGGCGCAGCTGGCTGGCCTGGACTCCATCGTGGCGTGGCACCCCGGCGCGATCCGGCGGATCTCGGCGTTGGTGGCGAGCGAGCCGCTGGAGTCGTGGAAGGCGCTCCTGGCCTACCACGCGGTGGAGCACCGGGCCGCCGTGCTCCCGGCCGCCGTGGACCGTGAGGCGTTCGAGTTCTTCGGAAAGACGCTGGGTGGCACCCCAGAGCGCTCCGGCCGCGAGCGGCGGGCGGTGCAGGCCACCAGCGCCGCCCTCGGCTTTGCGGTGGGACGGGAGTACGTCCAGCGCTACTTCTCCGCCGATGCCAGGGAGCGCGCGCGAGAGATGGTGGCGGCGATCATCCTGGCGTTCGACCGGCGCATCGACTCGCTCGATTGGATGGCGCCGGCCACCCGGGCCGAGGCGAAGGCGAAGCTCCGGACCATCCGTGTCAGCGTGGGATACCCGGATCGCTGGCCGAGCTACCAGGGGCTGGACCTGCGCGCCGACGATGCCTACGGGAACGCGGAGCGGCTGGAGCGCTTTGCGTACCGCCAGGCGCTGGAGAAGCTGCGCAGCCCCGTGGACCGCGACGAGTGGACCCCCACGCCGCAGCAGGTGAACGCGTTCAACATGCCCGCCATGAACGCGCTCAACTTTCCCGCGGCCATCCTGCAGCCGCCGTTCTTCGACCCGGCTCGCCCCGACGCCATGAACTACGCCGCCATCGGCGCCATCATCGGCCACGAGGTCAGCCACAGCTTCGACGTCATCGGCGCGGCCTTCGACAGCCAGGGGCGGCTTCGCAACTGGTGGACGCCGGAAGATTCGGCCCACTTCAGCGCCGCGACCGCCCGTCTCGCCCGGCAGTACGATGCCTATCGCCCGCTGCCGGACGTGGCGATCAACGGCACCCTTACCCTGGCCGAGAACATCGCCGACCTGGCCGGGCTGGCCGCGGCGTACGACGCGTGGCGGGCCTCCTTGGGCGGCCGCGAGGCGCCGGTGGTGGGCGGGCTCACGGGCGACCAGCAGTTCTTCCTGAGCTTCGCGCAGACCTGGCGCACGAAGTATCGCGAGCCCCTCCTCCGCCAGATCATCCTTACCGATGGCCACTCCCCGGGCCCTTTCCGCGCCCTCACGGTACGGAACCTGGATCCCTGGTACCATGCGTTCTCGGTCCGGCCCGGAGAAACCCTGTACCTTGCGCCGGAGGAGCGGGTGCGGATCTGGTAA
- a CDS encoding aldo/keto reductase, translated as MQTRTLGRSGLEVSALGLGCMGLSFALGPAVERQQAITLIRAAVERGVTFFDTAQVYGPFTNEDVVGEALAPFREQVVIATKFGFDFDADGKPTGALDSQPASIRRTTDDSLRRLRVETIDLLYQHRVDPQVPIEEVAGTVRELIAEGKVRHFGLSEAGGRTIRRAHAVQPVTALQSEYSLWWREPEEEILPVLEELGIGFVPFSPLGRGFLTGKIDESTTFDSNDFRNTVPRFSPENRKANQAVVDLLARLAGEKQATPAQVALAWLLAQKPWIVPIPGTTKLHRLEENLRGASVELTPDDLQEIESAAAHITVQGARYSENSQKMVDR; from the coding sequence CTGCAGACGCGCACGCTGGGGCGCAGCGGCCTGGAAGTTTCCGCCCTCGGCCTCGGCTGCATGGGGCTGAGCTTCGCGCTCGGGCCGGCAGTGGAGAGGCAGCAGGCGATCACGCTGATCCGTGCGGCGGTGGAGCGTGGCGTAACGTTCTTCGACACGGCGCAGGTCTACGGCCCGTTCACCAACGAGGACGTCGTGGGCGAGGCCCTGGCGCCCTTCCGCGAGCAGGTGGTGATCGCCACCAAGTTCGGCTTCGATTTCGACGCCGATGGCAAGCCGACGGGCGCGCTCGACAGCCAGCCCGCGAGCATCCGCCGCACGACCGACGATTCGCTCCGGCGGCTGCGCGTGGAAACCATCGACCTGCTCTACCAGCACCGGGTGGACCCGCAGGTGCCCATCGAAGAGGTCGCGGGGACGGTCAGGGAGCTGATCGCGGAGGGGAAGGTGCGGCACTTCGGCCTGTCGGAGGCGGGCGGGCGCACCATCCGCCGCGCGCACGCCGTTCAGCCCGTGACCGCGCTGCAGAGCGAGTATTCGCTGTGGTGGCGCGAGCCGGAGGAAGAGATCCTGCCCGTGCTGGAGGAGCTGGGGATCGGCTTCGTTCCCTTCAGCCCGCTGGGACGGGGCTTCCTCACGGGAAAGATCGACGAGAGCACCACGTTCGACAGCAACGATTTCCGCAACACCGTCCCGCGCTTCTCTCCCGAGAACCGCAAGGCGAACCAGGCGGTGGTAGACCTGCTGGCGAGGCTCGCGGGGGAGAAGCAGGCCACGCCCGCGCAGGTGGCGCTGGCCTGGCTGCTGGCGCAAAAGCCGTGGATCGTGCCGATTCCCGGCACCACCAAGCTGCATCGGCTGGAAGAGAACCTGCGAGGCGCCTCGGTGGAGCTGACGCCCGACGACCTGCAGGAGATCGAGAGCGCCGCCGCGCACATCACCGTGCAGGGCGCGCGTTACTCCGAGAACTCGCAGAAGATGGTCGACCGCTGA
- a CDS encoding leucine-rich repeat domain-containing protein, protein MPQKNSPLSITERELRSVIQQAKRTGQHTLELSSRGIQSLPREIGDLDQLRVLKLGANRLNGIPDSIGGLSGLLELDLSGNRLRSVPSSIADLVELKRLDLRSNQLSSLPESICKLRGLEKLQINVNRLKRLPAGFSSLSNLRELFLNSNEFDGIPNQVWELTNLESLSLSGPFNELPAEIARLLALQGLYIFDAPLRALPDEIAMLTRLTSLSLSGTRFKTLPLSVCELTALETLSINSVRSESAQGQLTRLPDEIENLTELRVLDLAGNSLQQLPESIGKLLRLQVLTLSDNDLTAIPATLGNLSELRQLSLDSNRLTHVPSSLAKLGRLQQLWLESNPLNSALQSAYAAGLNELRAYLASLEDAQPLYEAKLVLVGEGGVGKTTLRKALSGEVPVRGEPTTHGVEVEVEALHIPHPSQPGVSIQFNTWDFGGQEVYRVTHQFFFSHRAAYLVVWEPRMGAHQGQVEEWLNLIRLRVGESARVIIVSTHCRTGERIARIDKPMLEREYGSMIVGFHEVDSLTDDPVTREKVGIVRLRALIAQAAQDLEQMGVPFSSLWKNARDELLAIGQTEPHITFGRLTDVCGTIGLTPVAAKTLAILLNDLGYIVYYADDEHLREDVILQPEWLTKAIGFVLEDGITQDMEGILPDSRLPDVWLNHPFTHEPRYDPRHYPFFLRLMQKYDVSYRLDSGTASLVAQHVPQIRPELPWTADLLPRPSERRISLVCVMDESPPGLVPWMIVRTHAYAIEATTLDGLHHRLHWHRGMFLRNGSHGEALLELHGRDFHMFVQASWPEYFMNVLRQTLQKLITDNWPGLEDKYHFAVPCHGTPSAGRCTGLFGLNALSQFLNEGDERIRCQTCRSSQVITELLFGFEEEDSRVQLRRIEEKLEVGLSDLERAIEGLGSRLNNHVMAIMRAMASEAREGPRLFTIEPIGGWKRLSPGRLFTSAYRLVLWCEAEGCQHPAYLDESVGPGAGVYEFKATRQWLSTVAPYANFVVGVLKTLVPLVAPAVNLYFGSATVDSAGLKDHVDLAKEGTDKLLRQLPVLDRDETPATVLTHDERAGLLGLHAFLRGQDPHHTRLGLKRHPTYTGDYLWLCPSHYDALQSPIPDQIADASAALSLPPNAPDSTGSTRASRRPKG, encoded by the coding sequence ATGCCACAAAAAAACTCACCGCTATCGATAACCGAGCGCGAATTACGTTCGGTGATTCAGCAGGCTAAGCGTACGGGCCAGCACACGCTGGAGCTGTCCAGCCGCGGTATTCAGTCTCTGCCGAGGGAGATCGGGGACTTGGATCAGTTGCGGGTGCTGAAGCTTGGCGCCAACCGCCTCAACGGTATCCCGGATTCAATCGGTGGTCTCAGCGGCCTACTGGAGCTAGATCTAAGCGGCAATCGCCTCAGGTCGGTCCCGAGTTCAATTGCAGATCTTGTCGAGTTGAAGCGACTCGATTTGAGGAGCAACCAGTTGTCATCGCTCCCGGAGAGCATCTGCAAATTGCGCGGACTCGAGAAATTGCAGATCAACGTAAATAGGCTCAAGCGTTTGCCGGCGGGATTCAGCAGCCTTTCGAATCTTCGGGAGTTGTTTCTCAACAGTAACGAGTTTGACGGAATACCTAATCAGGTATGGGAACTAACGAATCTCGAGTCACTTTCATTAAGCGGGCCGTTCAACGAGCTACCGGCAGAGATTGCACGGCTACTCGCCTTGCAAGGTCTGTACATATTCGATGCTCCCCTCCGGGCATTGCCGGACGAGATAGCCATGCTGACGAGGCTGACTAGCTTATCCCTCAGTGGAACACGATTCAAGACACTCCCCTTAAGTGTGTGTGAGTTGACAGCGCTGGAGACGCTGAGCATCAACTCAGTCCGTTCCGAGTCGGCACAGGGACAACTAACGCGACTTCCGGACGAAATCGAGAACCTTACCGAGCTGCGCGTGCTGGACTTAGCTGGGAACTCCCTGCAGCAGCTTCCAGAGAGCATCGGAAAACTTTTGCGGCTGCAGGTGCTCACTCTGTCTGACAACGATCTCACCGCCATTCCGGCAACGCTCGGCAACCTCTCAGAACTCCGGCAGCTCTCGCTGGATAGCAATCGGCTCACACATGTGCCGAGTTCACTCGCGAAGTTAGGGCGGCTGCAGCAACTCTGGCTCGAAAGCAATCCCCTTAATTCCGCGCTTCAGAGCGCGTATGCGGCTGGACTAAACGAGTTGCGGGCGTACCTGGCAAGCCTTGAGGATGCCCAACCACTGTACGAGGCCAAGCTCGTGTTGGTTGGCGAAGGCGGCGTGGGAAAGACCACCCTGCGCAAGGCGCTCTCCGGCGAGGTGCCCGTCAGGGGCGAGCCAACGACCCACGGGGTAGAGGTTGAAGTCGAAGCGCTCCATATTCCGCATCCCTCCCAGCCCGGCGTGTCCATTCAGTTTAATACTTGGGACTTCGGCGGGCAGGAAGTTTACCGCGTAACGCACCAGTTCTTCTTCAGCCACCGCGCGGCCTACCTAGTTGTTTGGGAACCCCGGATGGGCGCGCACCAGGGACAGGTGGAGGAGTGGCTCAACCTGATCCGGCTGAGGGTGGGTGAGAGCGCACGCGTCATCATTGTTTCGACGCACTGTCGTACTGGGGAGCGAATCGCCCGTATCGACAAGCCCATGCTGGAGCGCGAGTACGGGAGCATGATCGTGGGGTTCCACGAGGTGGACAGCTTGACGGATGATCCCGTTACGCGCGAGAAGGTGGGGATCGTGAGGTTGCGGGCGCTCATTGCCCAAGCGGCGCAGGACCTGGAGCAGATGGGAGTGCCGTTCAGTAGCCTGTGGAAGAACGCCAGGGATGAGTTGCTTGCTATTGGGCAGACCGAGCCGCACATCACCTTTGGCCGGCTCACTGACGTGTGCGGGACTATAGGGCTTACCCCTGTAGCTGCAAAGACGCTGGCTATATTGCTGAACGACTTGGGGTACATCGTCTATTACGCCGACGACGAGCACCTGCGTGAGGACGTGATCCTTCAGCCCGAATGGCTCACTAAGGCGATTGGCTTCGTGCTGGAGGACGGCATCACTCAGGACATGGAGGGTATTCTCCCGGATAGTCGCTTGCCGGACGTGTGGCTCAACCATCCTTTCACGCACGAACCAAGGTACGATCCGCGTCATTATCCGTTCTTTCTGCGCCTTATGCAGAAATACGACGTCTCGTACCGGCTTGACAGCGGGACCGCGAGCCTCGTAGCCCAACACGTTCCCCAGATTCGACCTGAACTGCCATGGACGGCGGACCTGCTCCCGCGCCCGAGCGAGCGCCGTATCAGTTTGGTATGCGTGATGGACGAGAGCCCTCCCGGTTTAGTGCCTTGGATGATTGTTCGCACTCACGCGTATGCGATAGAGGCCACCACGCTAGACGGCCTCCACCACCGACTCCACTGGCATCGGGGCATGTTCCTGAGAAACGGCAGTCATGGCGAGGCGCTGCTGGAACTGCACGGCCGCGATTTCCACATGTTCGTGCAGGCGAGTTGGCCCGAGTACTTCATGAACGTGCTACGGCAGACGCTGCAGAAGCTCATAACGGACAACTGGCCAGGCCTAGAGGACAAGTACCATTTCGCCGTGCCCTGCCACGGCACACCCAGCGCCGGACGATGCACGGGCCTCTTCGGCCTCAATGCGCTCAGCCAGTTCCTGAATGAGGGGGACGAGCGGATTCGATGTCAAACCTGCCGGAGCAGTCAAGTTATTACAGAACTCCTTTTCGGATTCGAGGAGGAAGATTCGCGCGTGCAACTCAGGCGGATTGAGGAAAAGCTGGAGGTGGGGCTGTCGGATCTGGAGCGTGCTATTGAGGGATTGGGCAGCCGCCTGAACAACCACGTAATGGCCATCATGCGAGCGATGGCGAGTGAGGCACGGGAGGGGCCGCGGTTGTTCACGATTGAGCCGATTGGCGGCTGGAAACGCCTGTCTCCTGGGCGGCTGTTCACTTCCGCCTACCGGCTGGTATTATGGTGCGAGGCGGAAGGGTGCCAGCACCCCGCGTATCTGGACGAGAGTGTCGGCCCGGGAGCTGGCGTCTACGAGTTCAAAGCAACCCGTCAATGGCTGTCCACGGTCGCGCCTTACGCGAACTTTGTTGTGGGCGTGCTTAAGACCCTCGTACCGCTCGTCGCTCCGGCAGTCAATCTCTATTTCGGCTCCGCGACTGTGGACAGCGCCGGGCTCAAGGACCACGTTGACTTGGCTAAGGAAGGTACTGACAAGCTGCTGCGGCAGCTTCCTGTTCTCGACCGGGATGAGACGCCAGCGACCGTGCTCACCCACGATGAGCGTGCCGGCTTACTCGGGCTCCACGCGTTTCTGCGTGGACAGGACCCGCACCACACGCGACTGGGCCTCAAGCGCCACCCTACTTACACCGGCGACTATCTCTGGTTATGCCCGAGCCACTATGATGCGCTGCAGTCCCCGATCCCGGACCAGATTGCCGATGCCTCGGCGGCTCTCTCGTTGCCGCCGAACGCTCCTGATAGTACTGGGAGCACTCGGGCGAGCAGAAGGCCAAAAGGATGA
- a CDS encoding nuclear transport factor 2 family protein codes for MRKLLPSLLLLPLLAACQPQTSPSPSPSPSSTPAAEQGGARETTQQEQAAVLASIQSFMDALRAKDVAAMNQHVDSLTRLTLIRPTRDGGTRVVVMTGAQFITAVTQPNQPAIDEPIRNPVVHVSGNLATVWAEYQVRRDTTVTHCGFDAFHLVRSGGRWKLLNISDTYQATGCGLAWPN; via the coding sequence ATGCGCAAACTGCTTCCGTCTCTCCTCCTGCTCCCGCTCCTCGCGGCCTGCCAGCCGCAGACGTCACCATCTCCATCGCCGTCGCCCTCGTCCACGCCGGCGGCCGAACAGGGCGGTGCGCGCGAAACCACGCAGCAGGAGCAGGCGGCGGTGCTCGCGAGCATCCAGAGCTTCATGGATGCGCTGCGGGCCAAGGACGTGGCCGCGATGAACCAGCACGTGGACTCGCTCACGCGGCTGACGCTCATCCGGCCGACGCGGGACGGGGGAACGCGGGTGGTGGTGATGACCGGCGCCCAATTCATCACCGCGGTCACGCAGCCCAACCAGCCCGCGATCGACGAGCCCATCCGCAATCCAGTGGTGCACGTGAGCGGCAACCTGGCCACCGTCTGGGCCGAATACCAGGTGCGGCGCGACACCACCGTCACGCACTGCGGCTTCGACGCCTTTCACCTGGTGCGCAGCGGCGGGCGGTGGAAGCTCCTGAACATCAGCGACACCTACCAGGCCACGGGATGCGGCCTCGCCTGGCCGAACTGA
- a CDS encoding cupin domain-containing protein, whose product MRYVILGCAGVLAAAVACTRATPPVPAPAGGGTILAADQGELYYLGRRQSPTRIKVDPKVAGSRHLFMLTEVLPPGTGVPVHRHTHDEEILFIHAGTVTVTLGDRQTEARAGATVFIPPNTWIGVQNTGSEPATFLAIFADPSTGDYFRGIGRAPGDPRPPPTDEEFAALNRRHHMVYR is encoded by the coding sequence ATGCGCTACGTGATCCTGGGCTGCGCAGGCGTGCTCGCCGCCGCCGTCGCCTGTACTCGCGCTACACCACCGGTTCCCGCTCCGGCGGGCGGCGGGACGATTCTCGCGGCCGACCAGGGCGAGCTGTACTACCTGGGCCGGCGCCAATCTCCCACGCGGATCAAGGTCGATCCGAAGGTGGCCGGGTCCCGCCACCTCTTCATGCTCACGGAGGTGCTGCCCCCGGGCACGGGGGTGCCGGTGCATCGCCACACGCACGACGAGGAGATCCTCTTCATCCATGCGGGAACGGTCACGGTGACGCTGGGCGACCGGCAGACCGAGGCACGCGCCGGGGCCACGGTGTTCATTCCACCCAACACCTGGATCGGCGTTCAGAACACCGGGAGCGAGCCGGCCACGTTCCTCGCCATCTTCGCCGACCCATCCACGGGCGACTACTTCCGGGGGATCGGACGCGCGCCGGGCGACCCCAGGCCCCCGCCCACGGACGAGGAGTTCGCCGCGCTGAATCGCCGTCACCACATGGTGTACCGATGA
- a CDS encoding OsmC family protein, giving the protein MLKRRGSAVWNGTGAEGSGTISTFSGALKDQPYSTSMRFQSEDGRAGTNPEELIAAAHAACYNMALSFQLTGAGFPPEELSTQAVLTMESQGVHWTITAVRLELRAKVPDISAEQFQELALAAKAGCPVSKVLNAEITLDAQLAS; this is encoded by the coding sequence ATGCTCAAGCGCAGAGGCAGTGCGGTATGGAACGGCACCGGGGCCGAGGGCTCCGGAACGATCAGCACGTTCAGCGGGGCGCTCAAGGACCAGCCGTATTCCACCTCCATGCGGTTCCAGAGCGAGGACGGCCGCGCGGGCACCAACCCCGAGGAGCTGATCGCGGCGGCGCACGCGGCATGCTACAACATGGCGCTCAGCTTTCAGCTCACCGGCGCTGGCTTTCCCCCCGAGGAGCTGAGCACGCAGGCGGTGCTGACCATGGAGAGCCAGGGCGTGCACTGGACGATCACCGCCGTGCGCCTGGAGCTCCGCGCCAAGGTTCCGGACATCTCCGCGGAACAGTTCCAGGAGCTCGCCCTGGCGGCCAAGGCCGGCTGCCCGGTGTCGAAGGTGCTGAACGCCGAGATCACCCTGGACGCCCAGCTCGCCTCCTGA